Proteins co-encoded in one Cucurbita pepo subsp. pepo cultivar mu-cu-16 chromosome LG15, ASM280686v2, whole genome shotgun sequence genomic window:
- the LOC111811735 gene encoding trans-resveratrol di-O-methyltransferase-like: MNLEGGKMAAIAGNELLEAQAHIWNHLFNFINSMTLKCAIQLGIPDAIHRHGPNPMPLSRLVSALQLHSNKTQFIYRLMRLLTHSGFFVAQKLPKNSGLEEEEEEGYVLTNSSRLLLKHNPCGVTPFLLSMLQPALVEPWQLLSTWFQSEDRTPFHTAHGMPLWEFLGNKVKDGEGFNEGMASDARLVMSVLLDKHKAVFDGVASLVDVGGGTGTVAKAIAQAFPQIECTVLDLPQVVAELKGEGNLKYVEGDMFKAIPSADALLLKWILHDWSDEECVRILKNCKAAITSNGYKGKVMVIDMVVGYKGKESDSYETQLFYDMLMMILVGGKEREEKEWAKLIEEAGFSGYNILPIVGLRSLIEIYP; the protein is encoded by the exons ATGAATTTGGAGGGTGGAAAAATGGCAGCAATTGCCGGCAATGAGCTGCTGGAAGCTCAAGCCCACATATGGAACCACCTCTTCAACTTCATCAACTCCATGACTCTCAAATGCGCCATTCAACTAGGCATACCAGACGCCATCCACCGCCATGGCCCTAACCCTATGCCCCTTTCTCGTCTTGTTTCAGCCCTCCAACTCCATTCTAATAAGACCCAATTCATATATCGGTTAATGCGACTATTGACTCACTCTGGCTTCTTTGTAGCACAAAAACTGCCCAAAAATAGTGgcttagaagaagaagaagaagaagggtatGTCCTAACCAACTCATCTCGTCTTCTTCTCAAACACAACCCTTGTGGTGTAACACCTTTCTTACTTTCCATGCTCCAACCAGCCCTCGTGGAACCATGGCAGCTCCTCTCAACCTGGTTCCAAAGCGAAGACCGAACGCCATTCCATACGGCTCATGGAATGCCGCTTTGGGAGTTCTTGGGGAATAAGGTGAAAGATGGGGAGGGTTTCAATGAAGGCATGGCGAGTGATGCGAGGTTGGTGATGAGTGTGTTATTGGACAAACATAAAGCAGTCTTTGATGGAGTTGCGTCGCTAGTTGACGTTGGTGGCGGCACTGGAACAGTGGCCAAAGCCATTGCACAGGCCTTCCCACAAATTGAATGCACAGTGCTTGATCTTCCCCAAGTCGTGGCTGAGTTGAAAGGTGAAGGAAACTTAAAATATGTTGAAGGAGATATGTTTAAAGCCATCCCTTCTGCCGATGCGCTTCTATTGAAG TGGATATTACATGATTGGAGCGACGAAGAATGTGTGAGGATTTTGAAGAACTGCAAGGCTGCCATTACGAGCAATGGTTACAAAGGAAAAGTGATGGTAATTGACATGGTGGTGGGCTATAAAGGGAAGGAGTCGGACTCGTACGAAACTCAACTGTTCTATGACATGTTGATGATGATCTTAGTCGGTGGAAAAgagagggaagaaaaagagtgGGCTAAATTGATCGAAGAAGCTGGATTTAGTGGCTACAACATCCTCCCAATTGTGGGCCTAAGGTCGCTTATAGAGATTTACCCTTGA